From the genome of Paraburkholderia aromaticivorans, one region includes:
- a CDS encoding AsmA family protein, with the protein MAVSSTIGRRIGKIIAWLLAIIAILIVALTIFILTFDWNRARPYINDKVTQAIGRPFAINGDLKVGWRHSVGETGWRGWVPWPRFSAANITVGNPDWTKQPQFATLDEIDFQVKVLPLLAHDIVIPAINLVNPSVDLERLLDGRNNWTFKLASSSGPSEWKLDLHDIAFAKGNIALSDQQKKVDLQMVVDTLGQPIPIGEAMKQQESASRSASAEAIGKAGANKLTAQANAQAASEAAAASAAAASGASTTDIAASGTTAATGASGALVTGGSKGASAALAAGASGADVSSASDASGASGAQAQAAAKREIPPYAIGWTVKGTYNKTPVSGSGKVGGVLALQDANRPFPVQADVKAGDLHVGLVGTITDPAHLAAVDLRLWLQGNSMARLYSLTGVTLPDTPPYATEGRFVGQFKSSGSVFKYENFTGRVGGSDLNGSLTYTAREPRPLLQGELISHLLQFSDLAPVIGADSNASKARRGDATAQPSNKALPVEEFRTDRWKAIDADVKFTGRRIVKDVNLPITDLYTHIVMTDGVLSLEPLKFGVAGGTLASDIHLDGSGTPLKGRFATSARHLKLKQLFPNFKTMQNALGEINGDAALTATGNSPAALAATSNGEVKALVTDGTISRLLMEAAGLNVANVVYEKLFGNRDVKINCAAADFVATNGVLDSRIFALDTDDAVIDIDGKVNLRDESMDLGVHPHTKGFRVFSLRSPLYVKGTFKDPHVGVNAAALALRGGAAVGLGLINPFAALIPLLAPSNNKPLPCNQLLAQVRQAPTAPPPGVKQQPKAAISLDGAPVNKSSGGASSPAAGSDKKPATMSPASAAAYKGS; encoded by the coding sequence TGTTGGCGATCATCGCCATTCTGATTGTGGCGTTGACCATTTTCATCCTGACCTTCGACTGGAACCGCGCAAGACCCTATATCAACGACAAGGTCACGCAGGCGATCGGCAGGCCATTCGCCATCAACGGCGATCTGAAAGTGGGCTGGCGGCATTCGGTGGGCGAGACCGGCTGGCGTGGCTGGGTGCCCTGGCCGCGATTTTCGGCGGCCAATATCACCGTGGGCAATCCGGACTGGACCAAACAGCCGCAATTCGCCACGCTCGACGAGATCGACTTCCAGGTCAAGGTCCTGCCGTTGCTCGCGCACGATATCGTCATTCCGGCAATCAACCTCGTGAATCCTTCGGTGGATCTCGAACGTCTGCTCGATGGCCGCAACAACTGGACTTTCAAACTGGCGTCTTCTTCCGGGCCTTCCGAATGGAAGCTCGATCTGCACGATATCGCTTTTGCGAAGGGCAACATCGCGTTGTCCGATCAGCAGAAGAAAGTCGACTTGCAGATGGTCGTCGATACGCTCGGCCAGCCGATTCCGATCGGTGAAGCCATGAAGCAGCAGGAGAGCGCGTCGCGCAGCGCGTCGGCGGAGGCGATCGGCAAGGCTGGCGCGAACAAGCTGACCGCGCAGGCGAATGCACAGGCGGCGTCGGAGGCCGCGGCGGCATCCGCGGCAGCCGCCTCGGGCGCATCCACTACGGATATCGCGGCCTCGGGTACGACGGCGGCCACGGGCGCCTCGGGTGCGCTGGTGACGGGCGGTTCGAAAGGCGCTAGCGCGGCGCTCGCCGCGGGCGCGAGCGGCGCGGACGTGTCATCGGCTTCGGACGCGAGCGGTGCAAGCGGTGCGCAGGCTCAAGCCGCGGCGAAACGGGAGATTCCGCCGTACGCCATCGGCTGGACCGTGAAAGGGACTTACAACAAGACACCGGTGTCGGGCAGCGGTAAGGTCGGCGGCGTGCTGGCGTTGCAGGACGCAAACCGTCCGTTCCCCGTGCAGGCCGATGTCAAGGCGGGCGATCTGCATGTCGGGCTCGTCGGCACGATCACCGACCCGGCGCATCTCGCGGCGGTCGATCTGCGCCTCTGGCTGCAAGGCAACAGCATGGCGCGCCTCTACTCGCTGACGGGCGTGACCTTGCCCGACACGCCGCCTTATGCGACCGAAGGCCGCTTCGTGGGTCAGTTCAAGTCCAGCGGCAGCGTGTTCAAGTATGAAAATTTTACAGGCCGGGTCGGCGGCAGCGATCTCAACGGCTCGTTGACCTATACGGCGCGTGAACCGCGTCCGCTCCTGCAGGGCGAACTGATCTCGCATCTGCTGCAATTTTCGGATCTGGCGCCGGTGATCGGTGCCGATTCGAATGCAAGCAAGGCCAGGCGCGGCGACGCGACAGCGCAGCCGTCCAACAAGGCGCTGCCCGTCGAGGAATTCCGCACCGACCGCTGGAAGGCCATCGACGCCGACGTGAAGTTCACAGGCCGGCGCATCGTCAAGGACGTGAACCTGCCGATCACGGACCTGTACACGCACATCGTGATGACCGACGGCGTGCTTTCGCTCGAGCCGTTGAAGTTCGGCGTGGCCGGCGGCACGCTGGCCTCGGACATTCATCTCGACGGCAGCGGCACGCCGCTCAAGGGCCGTTTCGCGACTTCGGCGCGGCATCTGAAACTCAAGCAGCTGTTCCCGAACTTCAAGACGATGCAGAACGCACTCGGTGAAATCAACGGCGACGCCGCACTGACCGCGACGGGCAATTCGCCGGCGGCGCTGGCGGCCACCTCGAACGGCGAGGTGAAGGCGCTGGTGACCGACGGCACGATAAGCCGCCTGCTGATGGAAGCGGCGGGATTGAACGTGGCGAACGTCGTCTACGAAAAACTGTTCGGCAATCGTGATGTGAAGATCAACTGCGCGGCGGCCGACTTTGTCGCGACCAACGGTGTGCTCGATTCGCGAATCTTCGCGCTCGATACCGACGACGCGGTGATCGATATCGACGGCAAGGTGAATCTGCGCGACGAGTCGATGGACCTGGGCGTGCATCCGCACACCAAGGGCTTCCGGGTGTTCTCGTTGCGCTCGCCGCTCTATGTGAAGGGCACCTTCAAGGATCCGCACGTGGGCGTGAACGCGGCCGCGCTGGCGTTGCGCGGCGGCGCGGCAGTCGGCCTCGGCTTGATCAATCCGTTCGCGGCGCTGATCCCGCTGCTCGCGCCGAGCAACAACAAGCCTCTGCCTTGCAACCAGTTGCTCGCGCAAGTGCGGCAGGCGCCGACAGCACCGCCGCCGGGCGTGAAGCAACAACCCAAAGCGGCTATTTCGCTGGATGGCGCACCGGTCAACAAGTCTTCGGGCGGCGCATCGTCGCCTGCGGCGGGTTCGGACAAGAAGCCGGCGACTATGTCGCCGGCTAGCGCGGCGGCATACAAGGGGAGCTGA